A region of Paractinoplanes abujensis DNA encodes the following proteins:
- a CDS encoding ABC transporter ATP-binding protein has product MTFTVGRGELFGLLGPNGAGKTTTIKLLNTLLIPTSGTARICGHDVEKDTREVRRRIGYVFGGDRGLYDRLSALDNLRYFAELYGVAPRDQKRRIGDLLELVGLTGREGERVEGYSRGMRQRLHIARGLLHSPDVLFLDEPSIGVDPVAARELRRTVADLASTGTTVLLTTHYMAEADELCDRIAVIADGQIQALGTPAELRHRADGRRVVEVEAYGVPDSAVDALRGLPGVRETAVEARGALQLLTVHSDAHVDVQGDVLRELAGIRLGRVDSREPTLEDAYVAIVSAA; this is encoded by the coding sequence GTGACCTTCACGGTCGGCCGCGGCGAACTGTTCGGGCTGCTCGGACCGAACGGTGCGGGCAAGACGACCACCATCAAACTGCTCAACACCCTGCTCATCCCGACCTCGGGCACGGCCCGGATCTGCGGGCACGACGTCGAGAAGGACACCCGGGAGGTGCGCCGCAGGATCGGCTACGTGTTCGGCGGTGACCGTGGGCTCTACGACCGCCTGTCCGCCCTGGACAACCTGCGGTATTTCGCCGAGCTGTACGGGGTGGCGCCACGCGACCAGAAGCGGCGCATCGGCGACCTGCTCGAACTGGTGGGCCTGACCGGACGCGAGGGTGAGCGGGTCGAGGGCTACTCGCGGGGCATGCGGCAGCGCCTGCACATCGCGCGCGGGCTGCTGCACTCGCCCGACGTGCTGTTCCTCGACGAACCCTCGATCGGGGTCGACCCGGTGGCCGCCCGCGAGCTGCGGCGCACGGTGGCCGACCTGGCCTCGACGGGGACGACCGTGCTGCTCACCACCCACTACATGGCCGAGGCCGACGAGCTGTGCGACCGGATCGCGGTCATCGCCGACGGGCAGATCCAAGCTTTGGGTACGCCGGCCGAGCTGCGCCACCGCGCGGACGGGCGGCGGGTCGTCGAGGTGGAGGCGTACGGGGTGCCCGACAGCGCGGTCGACGCGTTGCGCGGGCTCCCCGGCGTACGGGAAACCGCAGTCGAGGCCCGTGGCGCCCTGCAACTGCTGACCGTCCACTCCGATGCGCACGTGGACGTGCAGGGTGACGTGCTGCGGGAGCTGGCCGGGATCCGGCTGGGACGGGTCGACAGTCGTGAGCCCACGCTGGAGGACGCGTACGTGGCGATCGTGAGCGCCGCATGA
- a CDS encoding ABC transporter permease, whose product MNVLRLLVVGTLLHAKQISRSPFEVAIALVVPVVQATLAVYLFRAGGEGHRLLEAAVGAGVMGVWSSVLFGSGGAIQNQRWQGTLEMIMLAPRRPVLVILPITIATGLTGIYALLATLAWGRLLYGIKLDFAHPAAFVVAAVVCVVALGMFGLLLAATFVLMRNANALANTLEYPVWLVSGMLVPITVLPSWTGPIAAILPTTWGARALREATSGGPVWPSVGICLGISLLCLALGGLALTHVERRARVAATLALA is encoded by the coding sequence ATGAACGTGCTCAGGTTGCTCGTGGTGGGCACGCTGCTGCACGCCAAGCAGATCAGCCGGTCCCCCTTCGAGGTCGCGATCGCCCTGGTCGTGCCGGTCGTGCAGGCCACTCTGGCCGTCTACCTGTTCCGCGCCGGCGGCGAGGGGCACCGGCTGCTCGAGGCCGCGGTCGGCGCCGGCGTGATGGGTGTGTGGTCGTCGGTGCTGTTCGGCTCGGGCGGCGCGATCCAGAACCAGCGCTGGCAGGGCACCCTCGAAATGATCATGCTGGCGCCGCGGCGACCGGTGCTGGTGATCCTCCCCATCACGATCGCCACCGGCCTGACCGGCATTTACGCGCTGCTCGCGACACTGGCCTGGGGTCGGCTCCTGTACGGCATCAAGCTCGACTTCGCCCACCCGGCGGCCTTCGTCGTCGCGGCCGTCGTCTGCGTGGTCGCGCTCGGCATGTTCGGCCTGCTGCTGGCGGCCACGTTCGTGCTCATGCGTAACGCGAACGCGCTGGCCAACACGCTCGAATACCCGGTCTGGCTGGTCTCCGGCATGCTCGTGCCGATCACCGTGCTGCCCTCGTGGACCGGCCCGATCGCGGCGATCCTGCCCACGACCTGGGGTGCGCGGGCCTTGCGCGAGGCCACCAGCGGCGGCCCGGTCTGGCCGTCGGTCGGCATCTGCCTCGGGATCAGCCTGCTCTGCCTGGCCCTCGGCGGCCTGGCCCTGACCCACGTCGAACGCCGCGCCCGCGTCGCCGCCACCCTGGCCCTCGCATGA
- a CDS encoding ABC transporter permease — MKTLRLMTVGGAIAYRALFNWTTPGMFVGTLLVGPLFQLLFFAYLGRQLQVADDRFYIVGNAVLTASLACVFGGTMAVANERRFGTLGHVLLSPRSRTAIFWGRVLPYAGNGLLIAVVTLAVGALLLGLRIPPGALPGLLLAMTAGSLACGFFGLTLGALGLRFRDVWVVSNVSVALLLLLTGVNVPASGLPGWMVTVGHFLPITHAAEAARRLAAGDGLAAAAPALGQELLVGAGYAVAAVVLLKIFEIESRRRASLDAL; from the coding sequence ATGAAGACTCTGCGCTTGATGACCGTGGGCGGCGCGATCGCGTACCGGGCGCTCTTCAACTGGACGACACCCGGCATGTTCGTCGGCACCTTGCTGGTCGGCCCGCTGTTCCAGCTGCTGTTCTTCGCCTACCTGGGCCGCCAGCTGCAGGTGGCCGACGACCGGTTCTACATCGTCGGCAACGCCGTGCTCACCGCGTCACTGGCCTGCGTCTTCGGCGGCACCATGGCGGTGGCCAACGAGCGCCGCTTCGGCACGCTCGGGCATGTGCTGCTCTCGCCACGCAGCCGCACCGCGATATTTTGGGGGCGCGTTCTCCCGTACGCGGGAAACGGTCTTCTGATCGCCGTGGTCACGCTGGCCGTGGGCGCGCTCCTGCTCGGGCTGCGGATTCCGCCCGGCGCCCTGCCGGGGCTGCTGCTGGCCATGACCGCAGGGTCGCTGGCCTGCGGGTTCTTCGGGCTGACGCTGGGCGCGCTGGGCCTGCGGTTCCGCGACGTGTGGGTCGTCTCGAACGTATCGGTCGCGCTGTTGCTGCTGCTCACCGGCGTAAACGTGCCCGCGTCGGGGCTGCCCGGCTGGATGGTGACGGTCGGGCACTTCCTGCCGATCACGCACGCGGCGGAGGCGGCCCGGCGGCTCGCGGCCGGAGACGGACTGGCCGCGGCCGCGCCCGCACTCGGCCAGGAACTGCTGGTCGGAGCGGGCTACGCGGTCGCGGCCGTCGTCTTGCTGAAGATCTTCGAGATCGAGTCGCGCCGGCGGGCGTCGCTCGACGCGCTTTAG
- the ndk gene encoding nucleoside-diphosphate kinase, whose translation MPSPTERSLVLLKPDAVRRGLLGEILGRFERKGLVVEAMELRTMDATLADQHYADHVEKAFYPPLKEFMTSGPLVALVLAGDEVIEVVRAMIGSTDGRKAAAGTIRGDFALSNRENLVHASDSPESAGRELALWFPKL comes from the coding sequence TTGCCCAGCCCCACCGAGCGTTCGCTCGTGCTCCTCAAGCCTGACGCGGTCCGTCGCGGACTGCTCGGCGAGATCCTCGGCCGGTTCGAGCGCAAGGGCCTGGTGGTCGAGGCGATGGAGCTGCGCACGATGGATGCGACGCTCGCCGACCAGCATTACGCCGACCACGTCGAGAAGGCGTTCTACCCGCCGCTGAAGGAGTTCATGACCTCCGGGCCGCTGGTCGCGCTGGTGCTCGCGGGCGACGAGGTGATCGAGGTGGTGCGCGCGATGATCGGCTCGACCGACGGGCGCAAGGCGGCCGCCGGCACGATCCGTGGCGATTTCGCGCTGTCGAACCGGGAAAATCTGGTGCACGCCTCCGACTCGCCGGAGAGCGCCGGGCGCGAGCTCGCCCTCTGGTTCCCGAAGCTCTAA
- a CDS encoding VOC family protein — protein MANQTGRPIAPARKLVAAVAGTIAVFVVALGFGMSSLGVVIFGVALLALAVALGVVNVVRRGARAWVAGSAEVRSITPPPATTSVYGRARIQAVIVAPGLPTSEVEINESRIPVVKWPEPGDTLPITVDVDDMRRVKINWDEAPPRERGEDPPPPPTDFDDEPDADLDADLLGDLEPPPWTNRDRSWSRDDGDPPPPPPGSSPPPPGPPPAPGGGSRADSSLDSEEYSESPVVVRDTPAGPIVEGEFVDHDEPSPLPRRAAAAAGPADPEDSDYPAAEDDRPGYSTAGPAPTSTSTATVGAAAGAASRPPGAKPSPRARGGAATATAEHHSPSGPPPQREPHPDDSLLTDIPLDDDPPPPGPSSPYARPAASPDPSSPYARPAASPHPSSPHDRPTASAFHSPSPESRHQESFSDEHETPSPQAPAPEPPHQRPEPTATSTPPSPSPVGSFPTAPSPTTPPPTAPPPTSARPASPTSSTPAADDEIDLPLDGDPDPAPESTPAAARAMSEDLIAPPVDDTARIHPSTRFISNAAHDAATPQPTLNDPPAPRPRPHSEPTEPSAARSAPVDNGTAHREPSEPGSARPEPPGHGSARPEPTEYGSARPEPAEYGSARPEPTEYRRAPSEYRSTPSEYRSAPSEPAEYGSPSPQPAEDDNARQAPPAGDKPAYSTPEPGMEGHAFTGRKATAQPVPDDEPTQVLPDDEPTQPLHDTDRTREVPAPEPEKHHGRFATAVGAVAAVAAAAVRKVSKSDRDDQPTPADEEVSSTAARSTPEGDSPHDSRAAGSTAADTSPHSQLRDPTNPARDDQPADHRTADNRTADDHRTADDHTADNRTADDTRPTVVAASGPAGASAAATSPPHGSAPTAEAAPFFESSLLDEEDSTRLPRPGVATSDAAAASAAGAAASAAAGAGFAAARNTGTGSGTPAASDPSTGARSAAQPRATPPAEAPPPAAQPPSAAGQATNAAAGQATNPAAGQTGGAATSAAPGQPTGGTHPKPSPAAAALAAAAAAAAAQGHDRGPWADLAGTPEPDDSTADVITAYPSARPGPAGAIHGVGITVLVTDLARSTAFYRDTLGFYEIDGGDGSAVLASGDTRLVLRTVHDLSTEAGRLIYLNLEVGDVEAVYQELAAKGVQFLHPPQAVNRGDRLELWSAAFTDPDGHNIAITQWRAIR, from the coding sequence TTGGCAAACCAGACCGGACGTCCGATCGCGCCGGCACGGAAGCTGGTCGCGGCGGTCGCGGGCACGATCGCGGTTTTCGTGGTCGCGCTGGGCTTCGGCATGTCCAGCCTCGGGGTGGTCATCTTCGGGGTCGCGCTGCTCGCCCTGGCGGTGGCCCTCGGGGTGGTCAATGTGGTGCGCCGGGGCGCCCGGGCCTGGGTCGCCGGCAGCGCCGAGGTCCGGTCGATCACGCCTCCACCGGCCACGACGTCGGTTTACGGCCGGGCCCGCATCCAGGCGGTGATCGTCGCGCCCGGCCTGCCGACGAGCGAGGTCGAGATCAACGAGTCCCGCATCCCCGTCGTGAAATGGCCCGAGCCCGGCGACACCCTGCCCATCACGGTCGACGTCGACGACATGCGCCGGGTCAAAATCAACTGGGACGAGGCGCCGCCACGCGAGCGCGGGGAGGACCCGCCCCCGCCGCCCACCGACTTCGACGACGAGCCCGACGCGGACCTCGACGCCGACCTGCTGGGCGACCTCGAGCCGCCCCCCTGGACCAACCGCGACCGCTCCTGGTCGCGCGACGACGGCGACCCGCCGCCCCCGCCGCCGGGCAGCTCCCCGCCGCCGCCGGGTCCGCCGCCGGCACCCGGTGGCGGCTCGCGCGCGGATTCCAGCCTGGATTCCGAGGAGTATTCGGAGAGCCCGGTCGTCGTGCGGGACACGCCCGCCGGCCCGATCGTCGAGGGCGAGTTCGTCGACCACGACGAGCCGTCGCCGCTCCCCCGCCGAGCCGCGGCCGCCGCCGGACCAGCGGATCCCGAAGATTCCGACTATCCGGCCGCGGAGGACGACCGGCCCGGATACTCCACAGCCGGTCCCGCGCCCACCTCCACGTCCACCGCCACCGTCGGGGCCGCCGCTGGCGCCGCGTCCCGCCCACCGGGCGCCAAGCCCAGCCCCCGGGCCCGGGGCGGCGCCGCGACCGCCACGGCCGAGCATCACTCCCCGTCCGGGCCCCCGCCCCAGCGCGAACCCCACCCCGACGACTCGCTGCTCACCGACATCCCCCTCGACGACGACCCGCCCCCGCCCGGCCCGTCGTCGCCTTACGCCCGGCCCGCGGCCTCGCCGGACCCGTCCTCGCCTTACGCCCGGCCCGCGGCCTCGCCGCACCCGTCCTCGCCGCACGACCGGCCCACGGCCTCGGCCTTCCACAGCCCGTCGCCGGAGTCACGGCATCAGGAGAGTTTTTCCGACGAGCACGAGACGCCGAGTCCGCAGGCGCCCGCGCCCGAGCCGCCTCACCAGCGCCCCGAGCCCACTGCCACATCGACCCCGCCGAGCCCGTCCCCGGTCGGATCGTTCCCGACCGCGCCGAGCCCGACGACCCCACCCCCCACCGCACCCCCGCCGACGTCGGCCCGCCCGGCGTCCCCTACCTCGTCGACCCCCGCTGCCGACGACGAGATCGACCTCCCACTGGACGGCGACCCCGACCCGGCCCCCGAGTCCACCCCCGCCGCCGCCCGGGCCATGTCGGAAGACCTCATCGCCCCACCCGTCGACGACACGGCCCGCATCCACCCGTCCACCCGTTTCATCTCCAACGCGGCCCACGACGCGGCCACGCCCCAGCCCACCCTGAACGACCCGCCGGCCCCCCGCCCGCGCCCCCACTCCGAGCCGACCGAGCCCTCAGCCGCTCGCTCCGCCCCCGTGGACAACGGCACCGCACACCGGGAGCCCTCCGAACCCGGCAGCGCGCGCCCCGAGCCACCCGGACACGGCAGCGCGCGCCCGGAGCCGACGGAATACGGCAGCGCCCGCCCGGAGCCGGCGGAATACGGCAGCGCACGCCCGGAGCCGACTGAGTACCGGCGCGCGCCGTCCGAGTACCGGAGCACACCGTCCGAGTACCGGAGCGCACCGTCCGAGCCCGCGGAGTACGGCAGCCCAAGCCCTCAGCCGGCCGAGGACGACAACGCACGCCAAGCCCCGCCGGCCGGCGACAAGCCCGCGTACAGCACCCCCGAGCCGGGCATGGAAGGCCACGCCTTCACGGGTCGCAAGGCCACGGCCCAGCCCGTGCCGGACGACGAGCCGACCCAGGTCCTGCCTGACGACGAGCCGACCCAGCCCCTGCACGACACCGACCGAACCCGGGAAGTGCCCGCGCCGGAGCCCGAGAAGCATCACGGCCGCTTCGCCACCGCGGTAGGCGCGGTAGCAGCCGTGGCCGCCGCCGCGGTCCGCAAGGTCAGCAAGTCCGACCGCGACGACCAGCCCACACCAGCCGACGAAGAGGTCTCCTCCACTGCGGCACGGTCCACCCCCGAGGGCGACAGCCCCCACGACAGCCGCGCGGCAGGGAGCACCGCCGCCGACACGTCGCCACACAGCCAGCTCCGCGACCCGACCAACCCGGCACGCGACGACCAGCCCGCCGACCACCGCACCGCAGACAATCGCACCGCCGACGACCACCGCACCGCAGACGACCACACCGCAGACAACCGCACCGCCGACGACACCAGGCCGACCGTCGTCGCGGCGAGCGGCCCGGCAGGGGCATCTGCTGCGGCCACGTCCCCGCCCCACGGCTCGGCGCCCACCGCCGAGGCAGCTCCGTTCTTCGAATCCTCCCTGCTCGACGAGGAAGACTCGACCCGCCTGCCCAGGCCCGGCGTAGCCACCTCGGACGCCGCCGCGGCCTCCGCAGCCGGGGCAGCCGCCAGCGCCGCGGCGGGCGCCGGTTTCGCCGCCGCCCGCAACACGGGAACCGGCAGCGGCACCCCCGCGGCGTCCGACCCGTCAACGGGAGCCCGTTCCGCAGCTCAACCGCGCGCCACTCCGCCGGCCGAAGCCCCGCCACCCGCCGCCCAGCCGCCCTCCGCAGCCGGACAAGCCACAAACGCAGCAGCCGGACAAGCAACAAACCCAGCAGCCGGACAGACAGGCGGCGCAGCAACCAGCGCAGCACCCGGACAGCCGACCGGCGGCACTCACCCGAAGCCGTCCCCCGCCGCAGCCGCACTGGCGGCGGCCGCAGCCGCGGCGGCCGCCCAGGGCCATGACCGCGGCCCGTGGGCCGACCTGGCCGGCACCCCCGAGCCCGACGACAGCACCGCCGACGTGATCACCGCGTATCCCAGCGCCCGCCCCGGCCCCGCCGGGGCGATCCACGGCGTAGGCATCACCGTGCTGGTCACCGACCTGGCCCGGTCCACGGCGTTCTACCGTGACACCCTCGGCTTCTACGAGATCGACGGCGGCGACGGCAGCGCCGTGCTGGCGTCCGGCGACACCCGCCTGGTGTTGCGCACCGTGCACGACCTGTCCACCGAGGCCGGCCGCTTGATCTACCTCAACCTGGAGGTGGGCGACGTCGAGGCGGTCTATCAGGAGCTCGCCGCCAAGGGCGTCCAGTTCCTCCACCCGCCGCAGGCGGTCAACCGGGGCGACCGCCTCGAGCTGTGGTCGGCCGCGTTCACCGACCCCGACGGCCACAACATCGCCATCACCCAGTGGAGGGCCATCCGATAG
- a CDS encoding DUF4233 domain-containing protein, which translates to MTSPSPDPSSSPDPGAPRSGLKNPQAAVRGLGAGTLVLEAIVLLLGIQPIRIMGGDLNGWGIASVIVLAVLAALLAGMMGRSWAWPAGTVLQVLLLASGLLHWSLAVLGLCFGGAWVYALYVRRTILG; encoded by the coding sequence ATGACCTCGCCCTCGCCTGATCCCTCGTCCTCGCCCGATCCCGGGGCTCCGCGGTCGGGGCTGAAGAACCCCCAGGCCGCCGTACGGGGTCTGGGCGCGGGGACGCTCGTGCTGGAAGCCATCGTGCTGCTGCTCGGCATCCAGCCCATCCGGATCATGGGCGGCGACCTGAACGGCTGGGGCATCGCGTCAGTGATCGTCCTGGCCGTGCTGGCGGCGCTGCTCGCGGGCATGATGGGCCGCTCCTGGGCCTGGCCGGCGGGCACCGTGCTGCAGGTGTTGCTGCTGGCCAGCGGGCTCTTGCACTGGTCGCTGGCAGTGCTGGGCCTGTGCTTCGGCGGTGCCTGGGTCTATGCCCTGTACGTGCGGAGGACCATCCTCGGATAG
- a CDS encoding bifunctional folylpolyglutamate synthase/dihydrofolate synthase yields the protein MSTYAEVEAALNGRGFTRMAFDMQKIRDLMDVLGSPQRAYPAIHLTGTNGKTSTARMIDAVLRAHGLHTGRYTSPHLETVRERISLDGEPISEERLAATYDEVAPLADLIDARNTESLTYFDMTTALAYAAFADAPVDIAVVEVGLGGEEDATNVIDAGVCVMTPIGLDHTEWLGDTIEDIAWAKAGIIHKGATVITSLQTEEAMRPILERCAEMSATLAREGSEFGVIERTQAVGGQVLTLQGLGGVYDEIFLPLFGAHQAQNAALALAAVEAFLGAGPGKQLELDLVREGFAQVDSPGRLERVRSAPTILLDGAHNPHGMAATVSALEEEFSFRHLVAVVAVLGDKDVSGLLDLLEPVAARIVVTQNSSPRSMPVDELAQLATDIFGEDRVTVAQTMPDAIEEAVVIAEEDTSGELSGVGVIITGSVVTVADARKLLKR from the coding sequence ATGAGCACTTACGCAGAGGTGGAGGCCGCGCTCAACGGGCGCGGCTTCACCCGCATGGCGTTCGACATGCAGAAGATCCGGGATTTGATGGACGTGCTCGGCAGCCCTCAGCGGGCCTACCCGGCGATCCACCTGACCGGCACTAACGGCAAGACCAGCACGGCCCGCATGATCGACGCGGTGCTGCGGGCGCACGGCCTGCACACCGGGCGGTACACGAGCCCGCACCTGGAGACCGTACGGGAAAGAATCAGCCTCGACGGCGAACCGATCAGCGAGGAACGGCTCGCGGCCACCTATGACGAGGTGGCGCCGCTGGCCGACCTGATCGACGCGCGCAACACGGAGTCGCTGACCTACTTCGACATGACCACCGCGCTGGCCTACGCGGCCTTCGCCGACGCTCCCGTGGACATCGCCGTCGTCGAGGTGGGACTGGGCGGCGAGGAGGACGCGACAAACGTCATCGACGCCGGGGTGTGCGTGATGACCCCGATCGGGCTCGACCACACCGAGTGGCTCGGCGACACCATCGAAGACATCGCCTGGGCCAAGGCGGGCATCATCCACAAGGGCGCCACGGTGATCACGTCACTGCAGACCGAGGAGGCCATGCGGCCCATCCTCGAACGCTGCGCCGAGATGAGCGCGACCCTGGCCCGCGAAGGCAGCGAGTTCGGCGTGATCGAACGGACCCAGGCCGTCGGTGGGCAGGTGCTCACGCTGCAGGGGCTCGGCGGCGTGTACGACGAGATCTTCCTGCCGCTCTTCGGGGCGCACCAGGCGCAGAACGCGGCGCTGGCGCTCGCGGCCGTCGAAGCCTTCCTCGGCGCGGGGCCCGGCAAACAACTGGAGCTGGACCTCGTACGGGAAGGGTTTGCCCAGGTCGACTCGCCCGGGCGGCTCGAACGGGTCCGCAGCGCGCCGACGATCCTGCTCGACGGCGCGCACAACCCCCACGGCATGGCGGCGACGGTCAGCGCGCTGGAGGAGGAGTTCTCGTTCCGGCACCTCGTCGCGGTCGTGGCCGTGCTCGGCGACAAGGACGTCTCCGGGCTGCTCGACCTGCTGGAACCGGTGGCCGCACGAATCGTGGTCACGCAGAACAGCTCGCCGCGGTCGATGCCGGTCGACGAGCTGGCCCAGCTGGCCACCGACATCTTCGGGGAGGATCGGGTGACCGTCGCACAGACCATGCCGGACGCGATCGAGGAGGCCGTGGTGATCGCCGAGGAGGACACGTCGGGCGAGCTCAGCGGCGTCGGCGTGATCATCACGGGTTCGGTGGTCACGGTGGCCGACGCCCGGAAGCTGCTCAAACGATGA
- a CDS encoding valine--tRNA ligase, giving the protein MTETTQNRTPDSRPTGGLSAQYQPGEVEQRRYETWVTEGYFTADPASDKPAFSIVIPPPNVTGSLHVGHALDHTIQDTLSRLKRMQGYEVLWLPGMDHAGIATQNVVERQLAAQQLSRHDLGREDFVKKVWEWKAQSGGAILGQMRRLGDSVDWSRERFTMDEGLSRAVQTIFKRLYDDELIYRANRIINWCPRCLTALSDIEVEHTDDEGELVSIRYGDGENAIVVATTRVETMLGDTAVAVHPDDERYKHLVGTEIELPLTGRRIPIVADEHVDPAFGTGAVKVTPAHDPNDFEIGQRHDLPSITMMDERAVVTVHGPFEGLDRYEARPAIVAALREEGRIVAEKRPYVHSVGHCSRCKTTVEPRLSLQWFVNTGPLAKKAGDAVRDGRVTIEPAELSKRYFAWVDNMHDWCISRQLWWGHRIPVWYGPDGEVVCVGPDDEPPAGYTQDEDVLDTWFSSALWPFSTMGWPEQTAELAKFYPTSVLVTGYDILFFWVARMMMFGLYAMDDVQPFNVVNLHGMVRDGHGKKMSKSFGNVVDPLDWIDRYGADATRFTLARGANPGSDVPISEEWCQGSRNFCNKLWNATRFALMNGATVAGPLPAPEELSAIDKWILSRLQHVIGEVDEQFKAYEYAKVCDTLYHFAWDDVCDWYLELSKPVLAEGGEATKRVLGHVLDQLLRLLHPVIPFVTEELWTALTGGETIVKAQWPAAEKELIDDAAEEELAALQKVVTEVRRFRSDQGLKPSQRVSAALTGLGNAGIDTHEPLIRSLARLDPPAAGFTATATLAVSGAITVDLDTRGTIDVAAERARLEKDRAAAEKEAAQCRGKLGNASFVGKAPEQVVAKIKDRLATAEADLARIAAALEALPTA; this is encoded by the coding sequence GTGACCGAGACGACCCAGAACCGCACCCCCGACAGCCGGCCCACCGGCGGCCTCTCCGCCCAGTACCAGCCGGGCGAGGTAGAGCAGCGGCGGTACGAGACGTGGGTAACCGAGGGCTACTTCACCGCTGATCCGGCCAGTGACAAGCCCGCGTTCTCGATCGTCATCCCGCCGCCCAACGTCACCGGCTCGCTGCACGTCGGGCACGCCCTCGACCACACCATCCAGGACACCCTGTCGCGGCTCAAGCGCATGCAGGGTTACGAGGTGTTGTGGCTGCCGGGCATGGATCACGCCGGCATCGCGACGCAGAACGTGGTGGAGCGTCAGCTCGCCGCCCAGCAGCTGTCCCGGCACGACCTGGGCCGCGAGGACTTCGTCAAGAAGGTCTGGGAGTGGAAGGCGCAGTCCGGTGGCGCCATCCTGGGGCAGATGCGCCGGCTGGGCGACTCCGTGGACTGGTCGCGTGAGCGGTTCACGATGGATGAGGGGCTGTCCCGCGCCGTCCAGACGATCTTCAAGCGGCTCTACGACGACGAGCTGATCTACCGGGCCAACCGGATCATCAACTGGTGCCCGCGCTGCCTCACCGCGCTCAGCGACATCGAGGTCGAGCACACCGACGACGAGGGCGAGCTCGTCTCGATCCGGTACGGCGACGGGGAGAACGCGATCGTCGTGGCCACCACCCGGGTCGAGACGATGCTGGGCGACACCGCCGTGGCCGTCCACCCCGACGACGAGCGCTACAAGCACCTGGTCGGCACCGAGATCGAGCTGCCGCTCACCGGCCGGCGCATCCCGATCGTGGCCGACGAGCACGTCGACCCCGCGTTCGGCACCGGTGCGGTCAAGGTGACCCCGGCCCACGACCCCAACGACTTCGAGATCGGGCAGCGGCACGACCTGCCCAGCATCACCATGATGGACGAGCGCGCGGTCGTCACCGTGCACGGTCCGTTCGAGGGTCTCGACCGGTACGAGGCCCGCCCCGCGATCGTCGCCGCGCTGCGCGAGGAGGGCCGCATCGTCGCCGAGAAGCGGCCGTACGTGCACTCGGTGGGTCACTGCTCGCGCTGCAAGACCACTGTCGAGCCGCGGCTGTCGCTGCAGTGGTTCGTCAACACCGGTCCGCTGGCGAAAAAGGCGGGCGACGCCGTACGGGACGGGCGCGTCACCATCGAGCCGGCCGAGCTGTCCAAGCGCTACTTCGCCTGGGTCGACAACATGCACGACTGGTGCATCTCGCGTCAGCTGTGGTGGGGTCACCGCATCCCGGTCTGGTACGGGCCGGACGGCGAGGTCGTGTGCGTCGGGCCCGACGACGAGCCGCCCGCCGGCTACACCCAGGACGAGGACGTGCTGGACACGTGGTTCTCGTCGGCGCTGTGGCCGTTCTCGACCATGGGCTGGCCCGAGCAGACCGCCGAGCTGGCCAAGTTCTATCCGACCAGCGTGCTCGTCACCGGCTACGACATCCTGTTCTTCTGGGTCGCCCGGATGATGATGTTCGGGCTGTACGCGATGGACGACGTGCAGCCGTTCAACGTGGTCAACCTGCACGGCATGGTCCGCGACGGCCACGGCAAGAAGATGTCGAAGTCGTTCGGCAACGTGGTCGACCCGCTCGACTGGATCGACCGTTACGGCGCCGACGCCACCCGCTTCACGCTGGCCCGCGGGGCCAACCCCGGCTCCGACGTGCCGATCAGCGAGGAGTGGTGCCAGGGTTCGCGCAACTTCTGCAACAAGCTCTGGAACGCGACCCGGTTCGCGTTGATGAACGGTGCGACGGTCGCGGGGCCGCTGCCGGCGCCGGAGGAGCTGTCGGCGATCGACAAGTGGATCCTGTCGCGCCTGCAGCACGTGATCGGCGAGGTCGACGAGCAGTTCAAGGCGTACGAGTACGCGAAGGTCTGCGACACCCTCTACCACTTCGCGTGGGACGACGTCTGCGACTGGTATCTCGAGCTGTCGAAGCCGGTGCTGGCCGAGGGCGGCGAGGCGACCAAGCGGGTGCTCGGTCACGTGCTCGACCAGCTGCTGCGGCTGCTGCACCCGGTCATCCCGTTCGTCACCGAGGAACTGTGGACCGCGCTCACCGGCGGCGAGACCATCGTCAAGGCGCAGTGGCCGGCGGCCGAGAAGGAGCTGATCGACGACGCCGCCGAGGAGGAGCTGGCCGCGCTGCAGAAGGTGGTCACCGAGGTCCGGCGGTTCCGTTCCGACCAGGGGCTCAAGCCGAGCCAGCGGGTCTCCGCGGCGCTCACCGGTCTGGGCAACGCCGGCATCGACACGCACGAGCCGCTGATCCGCTCCCTGGCCCGGCTCGACCCGCCGGCGGCGGGCTTCACGGCGACGGCGACGCTCGCTGTCTCCGGGGCGATCACGGTCGACCTCGACACGCGCGGCACGATCGACGTGGCGGCCGAACGGGCCCGGCTCGAGAAGGACCGCGCCGCCGCCGAGAAGGAAGCGGCGCAGTGCCGGGGCAAGCTCGGTAACGCATCGTTCGTCGGCAAGGCCCCCGAGCAGGTCGTCGCGAAGATCAAGGACAGGCTGGCGACAGCTGAGGCTGATCTTGCGAGAATTGCCGCGGCTCTCGAAGCGTTGCCTACGGCATGA